One window of the Arthrobacter sp. zg-Y919 genome contains the following:
- the rpe gene encoding ribulose-phosphate 3-epimerase has product MSKCCINPSILSADFVNLEAELQRISAADAVHVDVMDNHFVPNLTIGLPVVERIQQVSALPLDAHLMIADVDRWAPLYAEAGLASVTFHVEASAAPVKLARELRDRGAKAGMALRPATPVEPYLDMLPELDMLLIMTVEPGFGGQKFLDITLPKIRRAAEAVRGSGLPLAIQVDGGISPETIERAAEAGANVFVAGSAVYGSGDPNDAIRKLRAQAEAAVQE; this is encoded by the coding sequence GTGAGCAAGTGCTGCATTAACCCGAGCATCCTCTCCGCCGACTTCGTGAACCTCGAAGCCGAGCTGCAGCGGATCAGCGCGGCGGACGCCGTGCACGTGGACGTGATGGACAACCACTTCGTGCCGAACCTGACCATCGGGCTGCCCGTGGTGGAACGGATCCAGCAGGTGTCCGCGCTGCCGTTGGATGCGCACCTGATGATCGCCGACGTCGACCGCTGGGCGCCGCTGTACGCGGAGGCCGGCCTTGCGTCAGTGACCTTCCATGTGGAGGCGTCGGCGGCGCCGGTCAAGCTCGCCCGCGAGCTGCGGGACCGCGGCGCCAAGGCCGGCATGGCGCTGCGCCCGGCCACCCCGGTGGAGCCGTACCTGGACATGCTGCCCGAGCTGGACATGCTGCTGATCATGACGGTGGAGCCCGGCTTCGGCGGACAGAAGTTCCTCGACATCACACTGCCCAAGATCCGCCGGGCCGCGGAGGCCGTCCGCGGCTCCGGGCTGCCGCTGGCGATCCAGGTGGACGGCGGCATCTCGCCGGAAACCATCGAACGGGCAGCGGAGGCGGGTGCGAACGTGTTCGTGGCCGGATCGGCCGTGTACGGCTCGGGTGATCCCAATGACGCTATCCGCAAACTGCGCGCGCAGGCCGAAGCGGCTGTGCAAGAATAG
- a CDS encoding MBL fold metallo-hydrolase codes for MPQPETSQLANPLEGLLATPTARLPYQDNVLLRSYVLQRPAGNVIIYNSPGIGSAHQAIGELGGAGRLLINHAHEAMYGAPGLDVPVYVHAGDRTEVAAAMEVAAVFEDRQMIDGDLEVIPTPGHTAGTATYLWDSGNGRFLFTGDFLWIEHGEWKAVVLDPSLRQAYLNSLALVRELDFDVLVPWGTTDDGPPYGLAGSRAEIRSRVDAVISRIRSGGTR; via the coding sequence ATGCCGCAGCCGGAGACCAGCCAGCTGGCAAACCCCCTGGAGGGCCTGCTGGCCACGCCAACTGCCCGCCTGCCCTATCAAGACAATGTGCTGCTGCGTTCCTATGTCCTCCAACGGCCCGCGGGCAACGTCATCATCTACAACTCGCCCGGGATCGGCAGCGCGCATCAAGCCATCGGGGAACTGGGCGGCGCAGGACGGCTGCTGATCAATCACGCCCATGAAGCCATGTACGGCGCTCCCGGGCTGGATGTTCCGGTCTATGTGCACGCCGGTGACCGGACCGAGGTGGCTGCCGCCATGGAGGTAGCCGCCGTGTTCGAGGACCGGCAAATGATTGACGGCGACCTGGAAGTGATTCCGACACCGGGCCACACAGCCGGCACCGCCACCTATTTATGGGACAGCGGTAACGGTCGCTTCCTCTTCACCGGAGATTTCCTCTGGATTGAGCACGGCGAATGGAAGGCCGTGGTCCTGGACCCCTCGCTGCGGCAGGCCTACCTCAATAGCCTGGCGCTGGTCCGTGAGCTCGATTTCGATGTCCTTGTACCGTGGGGAACCACCGACGACGGCCCCCCGTACGGACTGGCCGGCAGCAGGGCGGAGATCCGGAGCCGGGTGGACGCAGTGATCAGCCGCATTCGGTCCGGGGGCACACGGTAA
- the def gene encoding peptide deformylase — protein sequence MAILNIRTLGDPVLRTRAEDVTDFGPELAKLVADMEETMEDVEGAGLAAPQVGVSLRVFTYRVDGQSGHVVNPVLELSDDRQPDQLEGCLSIPGLGYPAPRYRWARVTGVDLHGNPISIEGEGMLARCFQHETDHLNGSLYIDRLEGEDRKDALRAIRQREYDAIADRTIAQRAQSVGSSFGTFGQATAGKGSFGTPAGA from the coding sequence ATGGCCATCCTGAATATCCGCACGCTCGGCGACCCGGTCCTGCGGACCCGCGCCGAAGACGTGACCGACTTCGGCCCCGAACTGGCGAAGCTGGTAGCGGACATGGAGGAAACCATGGAGGACGTGGAAGGTGCCGGACTGGCAGCACCACAGGTCGGCGTCAGCCTGCGGGTCTTCACCTACCGGGTGGACGGCCAGTCAGGCCACGTCGTTAATCCCGTCCTGGAACTGAGCGATGACCGCCAGCCGGACCAGCTTGAGGGCTGCCTGTCCATCCCTGGCCTCGGCTACCCGGCACCGCGCTACCGCTGGGCGCGCGTCACCGGCGTCGACCTGCACGGCAACCCGATCAGCATCGAGGGCGAAGGGATGCTCGCCCGCTGCTTCCAGCACGAAACTGACCACCTGAACGGTTCGCTCTATATCGACCGGCTCGAGGGCGAGGACCGCAAGGATGCGCTGCGCGCCATCCGCCAGCGCGAATATGATGCGATCGCGGACCGCACCATCGCCCAGCGCGCCCAGAGCGTGGGCTCCAGCTTCGGGACCTTCGGCCAGGCCACGGCCGGCAAGGGCTCCTTCGGCACTCCGGCCGGGGCGTAG
- a CDS encoding GNAT family N-acetyltransferase yields the protein MQICPLDLHDDVVMADAYRIECAATQSVRTGWTPLVKEARFLAWRTPNGWRNHVIGAWHGTTLLGFAAGMNSADTPDTTWIFVWVDPAHQNAGVGSALARAAEDASPTSTTRFVASAYRSTPAEIDAFTRNFACPLGYSPATTETVVELVLRDSQLAGPTTAPGYEISTYVNGVPEHFREQVGQIKGLVDAEAPNGELGWGETTVSPEEYAEEMNLWVAQGSTVFESIAVDEAGNVAAWTCLVAAADPERPAQIEGTLVVSAHRGHGLGAAVKLASLQRASETGNVSKVRTSSDDRNVWMRSINTRMGFTPVETEIILQKATVTA from the coding sequence ATGCAAATTTGCCCTCTGGACCTTCATGATGACGTTGTGATGGCCGATGCCTACCGCATTGAATGCGCGGCAACGCAAAGCGTCCGAACCGGCTGGACTCCCCTCGTCAAGGAAGCCCGGTTCCTGGCGTGGCGAACTCCGAATGGGTGGCGGAACCATGTGATCGGAGCATGGCACGGGACCACCCTGCTTGGCTTCGCGGCCGGCATGAATTCAGCCGATACCCCGGACACCACCTGGATATTCGTTTGGGTCGATCCTGCCCACCAAAACGCCGGGGTTGGGTCCGCGTTGGCGCGTGCGGCCGAAGACGCCAGCCCGACGTCGACCACGAGGTTCGTGGCAAGTGCTTACCGTTCCACCCCAGCCGAAATCGACGCGTTCACTCGAAACTTCGCTTGCCCTCTGGGCTACTCTCCGGCAACCACCGAAACCGTTGTGGAATTGGTTCTCCGCGACAGCCAGCTTGCCGGCCCGACGACGGCGCCCGGTTACGAAATCTCCACCTACGTCAATGGCGTCCCGGAGCACTTCCGTGAACAGGTGGGGCAGATCAAGGGCCTGGTTGATGCCGAGGCGCCAAACGGAGAGCTCGGCTGGGGCGAGACCACGGTATCGCCGGAGGAATATGCCGAGGAGATGAACCTCTGGGTCGCCCAAGGGTCCACGGTGTTTGAGTCGATCGCCGTGGACGAAGCTGGAAATGTTGCGGCATGGACCTGCCTGGTGGCGGCCGCCGATCCCGAACGGCCGGCGCAGATTGAAGGAACGCTTGTGGTCTCCGCCCACCGCGGCCACGGTCTCGGAGCAGCCGTGAAGCTGGCGTCGCTGCAGCGTGCTTCTGAGACGGGCAATGTCTCCAAGGTCCGGACCAGCAGCGATGACCGGAATGTGTGGATGCGCTCCATCAACACCAGGATGGGTTTCACGCCGGTCGAAACGGAGATCATCCTGCAGAAGGCAACCGTCACGGCGTAG
- a CDS encoding SDR family oxidoreductase has translation MTIAIFGATGQLGGLTIDVLIRRGTAPGNILALGRNQDRLTELADHGLRTARVDLDDAATLAGVLDGVEKVFLISMNEPGRRVAQHTNAVEAARTAGVRQLVYTSVLEAPTTVLALAPEHRATEELISASGIPATFLRHGWYTENHRQEFDVARQTGVVANSVGGGRIASAPRRDYAEAAAVVLSTPGHEGEAYELSGDTGWTYTEFAAAAQEILGTPVRYEVLTPEQEQKQLIGLGLDEGTAGFLGMLNANMRDGALAPATGELSKLIGRPTEPLIETMRSWMP, from the coding sequence ATGACTATTGCCATCTTCGGCGCCACCGGGCAGCTCGGCGGCCTCACAATCGACGTACTGATCAGACGCGGAACCGCGCCGGGCAACATCCTTGCCCTGGGCCGGAACCAGGATCGACTGACTGAACTCGCGGACCACGGCCTGCGCACCGCTCGGGTCGACCTCGACGATGCCGCCACCCTAGCCGGTGTGCTGGACGGCGTCGAAAAGGTATTCCTCATTTCGATGAACGAACCGGGACGCCGGGTTGCGCAGCATACCAACGCCGTCGAAGCGGCGCGGACCGCAGGCGTCCGGCAGCTGGTCTACACCTCAGTACTTGAGGCGCCGACGACGGTTCTCGCCCTCGCACCCGAGCATCGGGCCACCGAGGAACTGATTTCCGCATCGGGTATCCCGGCGACGTTCCTCCGCCACGGCTGGTACACGGAGAACCACCGGCAGGAGTTCGACGTCGCCCGCCAAACCGGCGTCGTCGCCAATAGTGTTGGTGGAGGGCGTATTGCCAGCGCTCCGCGACGCGACTATGCCGAAGCCGCAGCCGTCGTGCTCAGCACCCCCGGCCACGAAGGCGAAGCGTATGAACTGTCCGGGGACACCGGCTGGACCTACACGGAGTTCGCGGCTGCCGCACAGGAGATCCTCGGGACCCCCGTCCGCTATGAGGTCCTCACTCCGGAGCAAGAACAGAAGCAGCTGATCGGCCTCGGACTTGATGAAGGAACCGCAGGATTCCTCGGCATGCTCAACGCCAACATGCGCGACGGTGCGTTGGCTCCGGCGACGGGTGAGTTGTCCAAGCTGATCGGCAGGCCCACCGAGCCGCTGATTGAAACTATGCGTTCCTGGATGCCCTGA
- a CDS encoding DUF1801 domain-containing protein: MEPTNTSVSRFIDGVASPVRRRDARTLVALMTRITGEQPAMWGPSIVGFGSYHYKYASGREGDAGAAAFSPRRSATTVYLPDGVDPYTEQLSRLGDHTTGAGCLYIKDLGKVDLDVLGGIIAESYRRVTGETSGT, from the coding sequence ATGGAACCAACAAACACCAGCGTCAGCCGCTTCATCGACGGTGTGGCGTCACCCGTGCGCCGGCGCGACGCCCGGACACTGGTCGCTCTGATGACGCGGATCACCGGAGAGCAGCCGGCCATGTGGGGGCCGTCGATTGTTGGCTTCGGCAGCTACCACTACAAATATGCCAGTGGGCGCGAGGGGGATGCCGGAGCGGCGGCATTCTCGCCGCGCAGGAGCGCCACCACGGTTTACCTTCCTGATGGTGTGGACCCGTACACCGAGCAGCTGTCGCGGCTCGGTGACCATACGACCGGTGCCGGTTGCCTTTACATCAAGGACCTGGGCAAGGTGGACCTTGACGTCCTCGGAGGGATCATTGCCGAGTCCTACCGGCGCGTTACCGGGGAAACCAGCGGAACCTAG
- a CDS encoding SRPBCC domain-containing protein — protein sequence MPLTSVSTADGTLLISWAFPAPAQAVWAGFTDAALLSQWLGRPTECDVRPRGMVSVDHGGGYLSRSVITDMDRPRKLAMSWEFPEEPESRIVIQLRGTDTGTVMNFAHHDLGTLVDSYGPGWITHLTYMEAAVAGTAIPASQFWSLHATFEKMYAAHLTADTATP from the coding sequence ATGCCGCTCACCTCTGTATCAACTGCCGACGGAACACTTCTGATTTCCTGGGCGTTTCCCGCGCCGGCACAGGCCGTCTGGGCAGGATTTACTGACGCCGCCCTCTTGTCCCAATGGCTGGGCCGGCCAACCGAATGCGACGTCAGGCCGCGCGGGATGGTCTCTGTGGACCATGGCGGAGGCTATCTGTCCAGGAGCGTCATCACTGATATGGACCGCCCTCGTAAGCTGGCCATGTCTTGGGAGTTCCCGGAGGAACCCGAATCGCGCATCGTCATCCAGCTTCGCGGCACCGATACAGGGACCGTGATGAACTTCGCGCATCACGATCTCGGGACCCTCGTCGATTCCTACGGTCCCGGCTGGATTACGCACCTGACGTATATGGAAGCCGCCGTCGCGGGTACCGCCATACCCGCCTCCCAGTTCTGGTCCCTGCATGCCACTTTCGAGAAGATGTATGCCGCCCACCTGACAGCGGATACCGCTACGCCGTGA
- the fmt gene encoding methionyl-tRNA formyltransferase, which yields MALRVLFAGTPAVAVPSLDALLEAGFDVVGVLTRPDAPLGRKKVLTPSPVAARAQELGLPVIRAAKVDDEAIAAITALEPDVAAIVAYGALVPARALTVPKHGWINLHFSLLPAWRGAAPVQHAVIAGDDITGASTFLLETGLDTGPVYGTLTEMVRPEDTSGDLLERLSHSGAVLLAQTLSAVDAGAAVPVPQQGDITLAPKLSIDDARVDWQQPALAIRRRINGVTPEPGAWTTWDGARFKIGAARLRSDVTDLRPGQVRFTGGGDAAAVVGTGSHGLELLRVQPAGKKMMPGADWARGLANREDVVFE from the coding sequence GTGGCACTTCGAGTCCTGTTTGCCGGCACCCCTGCGGTCGCCGTGCCCTCACTGGATGCGCTGCTGGAGGCCGGGTTCGACGTCGTCGGCGTTCTCACCCGTCCGGACGCCCCGCTGGGACGTAAGAAGGTCCTGACCCCCTCGCCGGTGGCTGCCCGCGCCCAGGAACTGGGCCTGCCGGTGATCCGCGCCGCGAAGGTGGACGATGAGGCCATCGCGGCCATCACGGCGCTGGAGCCCGACGTCGCCGCGATCGTTGCGTACGGCGCCCTGGTTCCGGCCCGCGCCCTCACCGTGCCGAAACACGGCTGGATCAACCTGCACTTCTCGCTGCTGCCCGCCTGGCGCGGCGCCGCCCCGGTGCAGCACGCGGTCATTGCCGGCGACGACATCACCGGCGCGTCCACTTTCCTGCTCGAAACCGGGTTGGACACCGGCCCGGTCTACGGCACGCTCACCGAAATGGTGCGGCCGGAGGACACCAGCGGCGACCTGCTCGAACGCCTCTCACACTCCGGTGCGGTACTGCTCGCACAGACGCTCAGTGCGGTCGACGCCGGCGCAGCGGTGCCGGTGCCGCAGCAGGGTGACATCACGCTGGCTCCCAAGCTCAGCATCGACGATGCCCGCGTGGACTGGCAGCAGCCCGCCCTGGCCATCCGCCGCCGCATCAACGGCGTCACCCCCGAACCCGGTGCGTGGACCACCTGGGACGGCGCCCGGTTCAAGATCGGTGCCGCCAGGCTGCGCTCCGACGTCACCGACCTGCGCCCCGGCCAGGTCCGCTTCACCGGCGGCGGGGACGCCGCCGCCGTCGTGGGCACCGGCTCACACGGACTCGAACTGCTGCGTGTCCAGCCCGCAGGCAAGAAAATGATGCCGGGGGCCGACTGGGCCCGCGGCCTCGCCAACCGTGAGGACGTGGTCTTCGAATGA
- a CDS encoding PD-(D/E)XK nuclease family protein, which translates to MTEPALAHATEYGRMYSRSLSEPPTVPSITTVISQGSTSLDGWHSYMAASAVVKDPKLTAALGSPSQLRSVVKEASSASERYRDAAAQRGTRVHFYCEQVALRALDRPHEVERAREELAARGEHQFADRFDEWWKLYDVQPIAPEITVWNAELGYAGTLDLVARIGGRLCLIDYKTKNTDRDGQVKQLDDKVVMQLVAGMKAQESLVDAGAGTWEPWAYGQSPLLLGVAVGQTEVRPMRANPDVLPQHWFKFCALRRVWQTNIDAVSAGRALLPVPPPPVGSHAAPVPEAPAPNQDAPAPEQPSPDQQTSVPSGAPQR; encoded by the coding sequence ATGACTGAACCAGCATTGGCCCACGCTACCGAATACGGACGGATGTACTCGCGGTCCCTCTCGGAGCCGCCGACGGTCCCGTCCATCACGACCGTAATCTCGCAGGGGTCCACCTCCCTGGACGGTTGGCACAGCTACATGGCGGCCTCCGCCGTCGTCAAGGATCCGAAGCTCACCGCCGCCCTTGGCAGTCCCTCGCAGCTGCGGTCCGTGGTGAAGGAAGCCTCCTCGGCCTCCGAACGCTACCGCGACGCCGCCGCCCAGCGGGGCACCCGGGTGCACTTCTACTGTGAGCAGGTGGCACTCCGGGCCCTGGACCGTCCGCATGAAGTCGAACGTGCGCGTGAGGAACTGGCTGCCCGCGGAGAACACCAGTTCGCGGACCGGTTCGACGAATGGTGGAAGCTCTACGACGTCCAGCCCATCGCGCCTGAGATCACGGTGTGGAACGCCGAACTGGGCTACGCCGGCACGCTGGACCTCGTGGCACGGATCGGTGGACGGCTGTGCCTCATCGACTACAAGACCAAGAACACCGACCGCGACGGCCAGGTCAAGCAGCTGGACGACAAGGTGGTTATGCAGCTGGTCGCGGGGATGAAGGCGCAGGAATCGCTGGTCGACGCCGGTGCCGGCACCTGGGAGCCCTGGGCATACGGTCAGTCCCCGCTGCTGCTGGGCGTTGCCGTCGGCCAGACCGAAGTACGGCCCATGCGGGCCAACCCGGATGTGCTGCCCCAGCACTGGTTCAAGTTCTGCGCCCTGCGCCGGGTCTGGCAGACCAACATCGACGCCGTCTCAGCCGGGCGTGCGTTGCTGCCCGTGCCGCCGCCTCCGGTGGGCTCGCACGCAGCACCGGTGCCAGAAGCGCCGGCACCCAACCAGGACGCGCCGGCCCCGGAGCAGCCGTCCCCGGACCAGCAGACTTCCGTCCCGTCCGGCGCTCCCCAGCGCTGA
- the pnuC gene encoding nicotinamide riboside transporter PnuC, giving the protein MDFLRWLFEAQIPVGESSLLVRELVGNIFGLLSALGGMRRKVWAWPIGILGNLLLLTVFLGSMFGGADTATLLGQAGRQIMFIAVSIYGWRRWQQSKTSGGAAVTPQWASGRERIGLVVIMLLGTVALTPVFARLGSYEPVWADAWTFVGSLLATYGMAKGWVEFWLIWVAVDIVGVPLLFSAGYYATAFMYLFYGGFTLAGFFVWWKAKRNEKPQVEVLMPDPRTR; this is encoded by the coding sequence ATGGATTTTCTACGGTGGCTCTTTGAAGCACAGATTCCGGTGGGCGAGAGCTCACTGCTGGTGCGCGAACTAGTCGGCAACATCTTCGGGCTGCTCAGCGCCCTAGGCGGCATGCGCCGCAAAGTCTGGGCCTGGCCGATCGGCATCCTGGGTAACCTGCTCCTGCTGACCGTCTTCCTGGGCTCCATGTTCGGCGGTGCGGATACGGCCACCCTGCTGGGGCAGGCCGGACGGCAGATCATGTTCATTGCCGTGTCGATTTACGGCTGGCGGCGCTGGCAGCAAAGCAAGACCAGCGGCGGCGCGGCCGTGACGCCGCAGTGGGCCTCCGGCCGGGAACGGATCGGACTGGTGGTCATCATGCTGCTGGGCACCGTTGCCCTGACGCCTGTCTTCGCCCGGCTGGGTTCCTATGAACCGGTATGGGCGGATGCCTGGACCTTCGTCGGATCACTGCTCGCCACCTACGGCATGGCCAAAGGTTGGGTCGAGTTCTGGCTCATCTGGGTGGCCGTGGACATTGTCGGCGTGCCGCTGCTCTTCAGCGCCGGCTACTACGCCACCGCCTTTATGTACCTCTTCTACGGGGGCTTCACCCTGGCTGGCTTCTTTGTCTGGTGGAAGGCCAAGCGGAATGAAAAACCGCAGGTGGAAGTCCTGATGCCGGACCCGCGGACGCGGTAG
- a CDS encoding transcription antitermination factor NusB, with product MTPQPDQPNKHRNDKGHERRRAAVKTRTAAAPGQRTRAADPARLVAFEVLRAVSGDDAYANLVLPKSIRKHRLDKRDAGFATELAYGALRGQGTYDAILAKCVDRPLERLDPAVLDALRIGTHQLLAMRVPAHAALDQTVGLARAVIGAGPSALINAVLRKVAARSLDEWVELLTEGETDAVRRSAIEHSHPEWIVRALRQSLVAHGRSVEEITDLLRADNDAPVVNLVALPGLGDLDEARAAGAVDGELVKDSALFSAGDVGRLDSVRAGTTRVQDAGSQLVARALAEVDLNGDSIDEDGVEKWLDMCAGPGGKAALLAALAHEQGAVLLANEPAPHRAQLVRQALDAVPGETWNVRTGDGRTIAEDYPETFDRILVDAPCTGLGALRRRPESRWRRQPTDVGELGILQRELLTTAVDAVKPGGVVAYVTCSPHPAETTAVVADVMRKRNDLELLDAGAALDAASLPGALEAGHESTAQLWPHIHATDAMFLALIRRKI from the coding sequence ATGACCCCCCAGCCCGACCAACCCAACAAACACCGCAACGACAAGGGCCACGAACGCCGCCGCGCCGCCGTCAAGACCCGCACCGCAGCAGCCCCCGGCCAGCGCACCCGTGCCGCGGACCCGGCCCGGCTCGTCGCCTTCGAAGTGCTCCGTGCCGTCTCCGGCGACGACGCCTATGCCAACCTGGTGCTGCCCAAGAGCATCCGCAAGCACCGGCTGGATAAGCGTGACGCCGGGTTCGCCACCGAACTGGCCTACGGCGCACTGCGCGGCCAGGGCACCTATGACGCCATCCTCGCCAAGTGCGTGGACCGCCCGCTGGAACGCCTGGACCCCGCCGTCCTCGACGCCCTGAGGATCGGCACGCATCAGCTGCTGGCCATGCGCGTACCTGCCCACGCAGCCCTGGATCAGACGGTGGGCCTGGCCCGCGCCGTCATCGGTGCCGGGCCGTCCGCCCTGATCAATGCCGTGCTGCGCAAGGTCGCAGCCCGCAGCCTGGACGAGTGGGTGGAACTTCTTACTGAAGGGGAAACGGACGCGGTTCGGCGCTCCGCCATCGAGCACTCACATCCGGAGTGGATTGTCCGTGCCCTGCGCCAGTCCCTGGTGGCGCACGGCCGCAGCGTCGAGGAGATCACCGATCTGCTGCGCGCCGACAACGACGCGCCCGTGGTGAACCTGGTTGCGCTGCCCGGCCTCGGCGACCTCGACGAGGCCCGCGCCGCCGGTGCCGTTGACGGCGAACTCGTGAAGGACTCCGCACTGTTCTCCGCCGGCGACGTCGGCCGCCTCGACTCGGTCCGCGCCGGCACCACACGGGTGCAGGACGCGGGCTCGCAGCTGGTGGCCCGCGCACTTGCCGAGGTGGACCTCAACGGTGATTCGATTGACGAAGACGGCGTGGAGAAGTGGCTGGACATGTGCGCCGGCCCAGGCGGCAAGGCTGCCCTGCTGGCCGCCCTCGCCCACGAGCAGGGCGCCGTGCTGCTGGCCAACGAACCCGCCCCGCACCGTGCGCAGCTCGTCCGCCAGGCCCTGGACGCCGTCCCCGGGGAAACCTGGAACGTCCGCACCGGCGACGGCCGCACCATCGCCGAGGACTACCCGGAAACCTTCGACCGGATCCTCGTCGACGCTCCCTGCACCGGCCTCGGCGCCCTGCGCCGCCGCCCGGAATCCCGCTGGCGCCGCCAGCCAACCGACGTCGGCGAACTCGGCATCCTGCAGCGCGAACTGCTCACCACCGCCGTGGACGCCGTCAAACCCGGGGGAGTGGTGGCCTACGTGACGTGCTCGCCGCACCCCGCGGAGACCACCGCCGTCGTCGCCGATGTGATGCGGAAGCGCAACGACCTGGAACTGCTCGACGCCGGAGCGGCACTGGACGCGGCCAGCCTGCCCGGTGCGCTGGAAGCCGGGCATGAATCCACCGCCCAGCTCTGGCCGCATATCCACGCCACCGACGCCATGTTCCTGGCGCTGATCCGCCGCAAAATCTAG